The Xenorhabdus poinarii G6 nucleotide sequence CGGCGTTCAGAAGCTTCGGCTTCCTGGCGTTTTTGCATCTCAGCGGCACGAATGCGCGCCGCCAGCACGGACATCGCTTTTGCTTTGTTTTTATGCTGTGAACGCTCATCCTGACACTCCACCACAATCCCCGTTGGAAGATGGGTAATTCGAATGGCTGAATCCGTGGTATTCACGTGCTGCCCGCCCGCACCAGAGGAGCGGAAAGTATCAATTTTCAGATCACCTGCGCTAATTTCGGGTAATTCCGCTTCCGGGATTTCTGGCAGGATCGCCACGGTACAGGCAGAGGTGTGAATACGTCCCTGAGATTCTGTTTCCGGGACGCGTTGAACGCGGTGACCACCGGATTCAAATTTCAGATGACCATACACGTGTTCACCAGAAACTTTGGCAATAACTTCCTTATATCCCCCATGTTCGCCCTCATTGGCGCTCATGATCTCGACTTTCCAACGACGAGATTCTGCGTAACGACTGTACATACGGAATAAATCGCCGGCAAATATTGCCGCTTCATCACCCCCTGTACCAGCACGAACCTCAAGAAAACAGTTGCGTTCATCATCCGGATCTTTGGGTAATAACAGCAATTGCAATTGCTGCTCCAGCGCTTCATTACGAATTTTGGCGTCCTTGAGTTCTTCCTGCGCCATTTCCCGCATTTCGGGATCATCAAGCATCATCTCGGCCGCGTCGATGTCATCCTGAGTACTTTTCCAGACTTTAAAACAGTGAGTCACATCGGTCAGTTGAGCATATTCTTTTGAGAGTGCGCGAAAACGATCTTGATCAGCAATCACGTCGGCATCACCGAGGTGAGCCAACACTTCTTCATGGCGTTCTTGTAATGCTTCCAATTTAGCGACAATAGAAGGCTTCATTCGTAATATCAGACCTTATTTAGAATAGGGTTAGGTTAGTTATGATCCAGCCCAAGGCTGTCCCGTAATAGATTCAGGCGTTCCAAATCGCCATCACTGGCAGCCTGTTGGAGTGATTTGGTCGGTGTGTGGATCAGAC carries:
- the prfA gene encoding peptide chain release factor 1 is translated as MKPSIVAKLEALQERHEEVLAHLGDADVIADQDRFRALSKEYAQLTDVTHCFKVWKSTQDDIDAAEMMLDDPEMREMAQEELKDAKIRNEALEQQLQLLLLPKDPDDERNCFLEVRAGTGGDEAAIFAGDLFRMYSRYAESRRWKVEIMSANEGEHGGYKEVIAKVSGEHVYGHLKFESGGHRVQRVPETESQGRIHTSACTVAILPEIPEAELPEISAGDLKIDTFRSSGAGGQHVNTTDSAIRITHLPTGIVVECQDERSQHKNKAKAMSVLAARIRAAEMQKRQEAEASERRNLLGSGDRSDRNRTYNFPQGRVTDHRINLTLYRLEEVMEGKLDMLIQPIITEYQADQLSALSEQD